Part of the Candidatus Syntrophosphaera sp. genome, CAGAAGCCAAACTGAGGAGAAAAGATGGCCACTCAACAGGAAACGGTTGACTTGATACTCGAGCGGATCCAAGCCGCGTGGGATGTCTCCGCCAGGAAAATGTTCGGCGAATACGGAGTTTATTGCGATGGCAAGGTGGTCGCCCTGGTCTGCGACGATCAGTTGTTTGTCAAGCCCACGGCCGGAGGCAGGGCTTTCATTGGCGAGGTCGAGGAAGCGCCGCCCTATCCGGGAGGCAAGGATTGGTTTTTGATCTCCGAGGGAGAATGGGACGAGCCGGGCTGGTTGGC contains:
- a CDS encoding TfoX/Sxy family protein; the protein is MATQQETVDLILERIQAAWDVSARKMFGEYGVYCDGKVVALVCDDQLFVKPTAGGRAFIGEVEEAPPYPGGKDWFLISEGEWDEPGWLADLVRITARELPVPKPKKGRKK